From one Aeropyrum camini SY1 = JCM 12091 genomic stretch:
- a CDS encoding ParB N-terminal domain-containing protein: MRGVGLAGMPLNVFKPLFRLSHGVVGLVSISSLKPHEEIEGERLHILLEDIKRRRLVVKPILVDAKTLVILDGHHRFNALKILGARYAPAVLVDYDSPCVSVGSWREGVSVSKEEVRRRGVEGRLYPPRTSRHRVCFEIPDVNATLEELAGDGVGSVG; encoded by the coding sequence GTGCGCGGGGTTGGACTGGCTGGAATGCCTCTGAATGTGTTCAAGCCCCTCTTCAGGCTTAGCCATGGTGTGGTAGGCCTGGTTTCCATCTCCTCCCTAAAGCCGCATGAGGAGATAGAGGGTGAAAGGCTCCATATCCTCCTCGAGGATATTAAGCGTAGGAGGCTTGTTGTGAAGCCCATACTCGTTGACGCCAAAACCCTTGTGATACTGGACGGCCACCATAGGTTCAACGCCCTTAAGATACTGGGAGCCAGGTACGCGCCAGCTGTGCTAGTAGACTACGACTCACCATGCGTCTCAGTAGGCTCGTGGAGGGAGGGTGTTAGCGTTTCGAAGGAGGAGGTTAGGAGGAGGGGTGTAGAGGGCAGGCTTTACCCGCCGAGAACCAGCCGCCATAGAGTGTGCTTCGAGATACCCGACGTCAACGCCACCCTGGAGGAGCTTGCGGGCGATGGGGTGGGGAGCGTTGGGTAG
- a CDS encoding archaellin/type IV pilin N-terminal domain-containing protein — MGGRSRRGLSPLVASIILIAFTIIGGFVVYEYFMSSSESVMAAGEGVIVNANTVYVSNSEKLVYLSGVNGHSGTITITQVKYYMPDGTPQTVDLSQNGGTITVKPGDKFTIDLLLPADAAAATLVYTTDTGETLSSPPVSLS; from the coding sequence ATGGGAGGAAGGAGCAGGAGGGGGCTCTCCCCCCTGGTAGCCTCCATAATCCTAATAGCGTTCACCATAATAGGGGGTTTCGTCGTCTACGAGTACTTCATGTCCAGCAGCGAGTCGGTCATGGCGGCTGGCGAGGGTGTAATAGTCAATGCAAACACAGTGTACGTCAGCAACTCCGAGAAGCTCGTCTACCTCTCGGGCGTCAACGGTCACAGCGGCACAATAACCATAACCCAGGTTAAATATTACATGCCAGACGGCACCCCGCAGACCGTAGATTTATCGCAGAACGGTGGCACAATAACAGTCAAACCGGGAGACAAGTTCACTATCGATCTCCTACTACCAGCAGACGCAGCCGCAGCCACACTGGTCTACACAACAGACACGGGGGAGACACTGTCATCTCCTCCGGTGAGCCTCTCCTAG
- a CDS encoding DNA topoisomerase IV subunit A: MSGEMFGDEVDIKARLRAAEVMYKKFHRLISDVIKGRPPKLEIPKRTLSNTIFDPERGILVIGEEKLEREFLNVGESRRFMQTLLMASIIYQSLIENEYPTIRDLYYKGKHTIVYRDYTGRKREENTWDEQKESDSVIQDIEVYTGLFREDMLILSKEKGKVVGNMRIRSGGDVIDLSKLGHGAYAIEPTPDLIEFLDVDAEFVLVVEKDAVFQQLHRAGFWKKYKALLVTGSGQPDRATRRFVRRLHEELNLPVYIITDSDPYGWYIYSVYKVGSITLSYESERLATPKAKFLGVQMTDIFGYRGKKPYLSEAERKKFMIKATDKDVKRAKELLNYSWIGKNRRWNVEIRLFLKHLVKLEIEAIASKGLKFFAHQYIPEKIETGDWID; encoded by the coding sequence GTGTCGGGCGAGATGTTCGGGGACGAGGTAGATATTAAGGCTAGGCTTAGGGCGGCTGAGGTTATGTATAAGAAGTTCCACAGGCTGATAAGCGACGTCATAAAGGGTAGGCCGCCTAAGCTGGAGATACCGAAGAGGACCCTCTCCAACACCATATTCGACCCGGAGAGGGGTATACTGGTTATAGGCGAGGAGAAGCTGGAGAGGGAGTTCCTGAACGTGGGCGAGTCGAGGAGGTTCATGCAGACCCTGCTGATGGCCTCCATAATATACCAGTCCCTCATCGAGAACGAGTACCCGACTATAAGGGACCTGTACTACAAGGGGAAGCACACTATAGTGTATAGGGACTATACTGGGAGGAAGAGGGAGGAGAACACGTGGGACGAGCAGAAGGAGAGCGACAGCGTGATACAGGATATAGAGGTCTACACTGGCCTCTTCAGGGAGGACATGCTAATACTCTCGAAGGAGAAGGGCAAAGTAGTCGGCAACATGAGGATAAGGAGCGGTGGAGACGTTATAGACCTCTCCAAGCTAGGACACGGGGCGTACGCAATAGAGCCCACCCCCGACCTGATAGAGTTCCTCGACGTCGACGCTGAGTTCGTGCTTGTTGTTGAGAAGGACGCTGTGTTCCAGCAGCTACACAGGGCCGGGTTCTGGAAGAAGTATAAGGCCCTTCTCGTTACGGGCTCCGGCCAGCCCGACAGGGCCACAAGGAGGTTCGTCAGGAGGCTGCACGAGGAGCTGAACCTGCCAGTGTACATTATAACCGACAGCGACCCCTACGGGTGGTACATCTACTCGGTCTACAAGGTGGGCAGCATAACCCTCAGCTACGAGAGCGAGAGGCTCGCCACCCCCAAGGCCAAGTTCCTCGGAGTCCAGATGACAGACATCTTCGGCTACAGGGGGAAGAAGCCGTATCTTAGCGAGGCTGAGAGGAAGAAGTTCATGATAAAGGCTACAGACAAGGACGTGAAGAGGGCTAAAGAGCTGCTAAACTACTCGTGGATAGGGAAGAACCGTAGGTGGAACGTCGAGATAAGGCTGTTCCTGAAGCACCTGGTGAAGCTCGAGATAGAGGCTATCGCCAGCAAGGGCCTCAAGTTCTTCGCCCACCAGTACATACCGGAGAAGATAGAGACGGGAGACTGGATAGACTAG
- a CDS encoding type II/IV secretion system ATPase subunit, with product MIRRFFTPKQRQTPSKPGVEQGGGRGWSGLEEWRLVAKYSVGPVEYYLYRDNSEGVRLAFNEPPEPGEAVVKEIIAGNIEPSGEGERYHVEKRMSGYGRLYPLVIDSHIEEIAFEGPGRGVSVIHSLVPGRWIDVDLDLGEDEANSLALQLARKAGRSLSLAQPLAEGLTGEGHRVAITFSREVSRFGSSFVIRKYPEKPVTMADLVAGRVITPLQAAYLWLLVEAQQFIIVSGPMGSGKTTLLQALAGLIPPFYRVITIEDTPEIRLYNRHWDSLVTRPPLPGESMVEVGLEELLKFALRRRAEYIIVGEVRGREARLLAQAAASGHGSMTTMHGDTPEGVVLRLQLEPISLPPVFLSLVGAIVMLRRLPGYGGAVRRRVISITEIEGGEAIDVFAWDPKGDSVAPDTPGGVVESSYRLRESVSRIPDLVTDLESELEERAGLLEKLAGSPPEVFHKALARFYSERYGRV from the coding sequence TTGATTAGGAGGTTTTTTACACCCAAACAGCGTCAAACCCCCAGCAAGCCGGGTGTAGAGCAGGGTGGCGGGCGTGGATGGAGCGGCCTCGAGGAGTGGAGGCTAGTGGCCAAATACTCTGTAGGGCCTGTGGAGTACTACCTCTACCGGGATAACAGCGAGGGTGTGAGGCTCGCCTTCAATGAGCCGCCCGAGCCTGGGGAGGCCGTTGTCAAGGAGATCATAGCCGGAAACATAGAGCCGTCCGGGGAGGGGGAGAGGTATCATGTTGAGAAGAGGATGAGCGGCTACGGCAGACTATACCCGCTCGTGATAGACAGCCATATAGAGGAGATAGCCTTCGAGGGGCCTGGGAGAGGCGTTTCCGTCATACACAGCCTAGTCCCCGGAAGGTGGATAGACGTCGATCTAGACCTGGGAGAGGATGAGGCCAACTCCCTGGCCCTACAGCTCGCTAGAAAGGCTGGGAGGAGCCTCAGCCTAGCACAGCCGCTCGCCGAGGGGCTAACGGGCGAGGGCCATAGGGTGGCTATCACCTTCTCCAGGGAGGTCTCCCGGTTCGGCAGCAGCTTCGTCATAAGAAAGTACCCGGAGAAGCCCGTCACCATGGCTGACCTGGTGGCGGGGAGGGTTATCACCCCGCTGCAGGCCGCCTACCTGTGGCTGCTTGTAGAGGCGCAGCAGTTCATAATAGTCTCCGGGCCCATGGGCAGTGGTAAGACGACGCTGCTCCAGGCCCTCGCAGGCCTCATACCCCCCTTCTACAGGGTCATAACCATCGAGGATACGCCCGAGATAAGACTCTACAACAGGCACTGGGACTCGCTGGTGACAAGGCCGCCCCTGCCCGGGGAGAGCATGGTTGAGGTTGGGCTTGAGGAGCTCCTCAAGTTCGCCCTCAGGAGGAGGGCTGAATATATTATAGTTGGGGAGGTTAGGGGGAGGGAGGCGAGGCTCCTCGCCCAGGCCGCAGCAAGCGGCCACGGCTCCATGACTACAATGCACGGTGACACGCCCGAGGGTGTAGTGCTCAGGCTCCAGCTCGAGCCCATAAGCCTCCCCCCGGTCTTCCTCAGCCTCGTCGGAGCTATCGTGATGCTCCGCAGGCTCCCAGGCTATGGAGGGGCTGTTAGGAGGCGTGTTATCTCGATCACCGAGATTGAGGGTGGCGAGGCGATAGACGTGTTCGCATGGGATCCCAAGGGAGATTCTGTGGCCCCCGACACCCCAGGTGGCGTTGTCGAGTCTAGCTACAGGCTTAGGGAGTCGGTGTCGCGGATACCGGACCTGGTTACAGATCTAGAGTCGGAGCTGGAGGAGAGGGCCGGGCTCCTCGAGAAGCTGGCGGGCTCGCCGCCTGAGGTGTTCCACAAGGCTCTA
- a CDS encoding deoxyhypusine synthase — translation MEEVRDCRLEEGLTVDGLIGCYRGIHGFMAGHLAEAVEVLREGLGVSRVRILTFTGNLVATGLRGVIAQLIAGGLFNVVFTTTGALDHDIARFMGGRYLRGRFEADDVELHRRGVHRLGNVFIPVESYGPLVERFVRTLVERAAGERREWGVYELLRLAGELMEGDENSILAAAARRGVDVFVPGWPDGAFGTSLFMERQRGAGIAVDYFRDMTRLADIFFPQEGKAAALIVGGGISKHHAIWWSQFRGGLDYAIYVTTAVEYDGSLSGAHPREAVSWGKIKESSRRVVVYGDATITLPIIAYCLLHGCG, via the coding sequence GTGGAGGAGGTTAGGGACTGCAGGCTGGAGGAGGGGTTGACTGTAGACGGCCTTATAGGCTGCTACCGGGGGATACACGGCTTCATGGCCGGCCATCTGGCTGAGGCGGTTGAGGTCCTCAGGGAGGGGCTGGGGGTTAGTAGAGTGAGGATACTCACATTCACGGGCAACCTTGTGGCCACGGGGCTGAGGGGGGTTATAGCCCAGCTTATAGCCGGAGGCTTGTTCAACGTGGTGTTCACAACCACCGGAGCCCTAGACCACGATATAGCCAGGTTCATGGGGGGTAGGTATCTGAGGGGCCGCTTCGAGGCCGACGATGTGGAGCTTCATAGGAGGGGTGTGCACAGGCTCGGCAACGTGTTCATACCTGTGGAGAGCTACGGCCCCCTTGTGGAGAGGTTTGTAAGAACCCTCGTCGAGCGGGCGGCCGGGGAGAGGAGGGAGTGGGGTGTCTACGAGCTGCTGAGGCTAGCTGGCGAGCTTATGGAGGGCGATGAGAACTCCATACTAGCCGCCGCAGCCAGGAGGGGCGTGGACGTCTTCGTGCCAGGCTGGCCAGACGGAGCCTTCGGAACCTCCCTGTTCATGGAGAGACAGCGGGGCGCCGGCATAGCGGTAGACTACTTCAGGGATATGACCCGCCTCGCAGACATATTCTTCCCCCAGGAGGGCAAAGCGGCCGCACTGATAGTGGGGGGCGGCATCAGCAAGCACCACGCCATATGGTGGAGCCAGTTCAGAGGGGGCCTCGACTACGCCATCTACGTTACTACTGCTGTGGAGTATGACGGCAGCCTCAGCGGGGCGCACCCGCGAGAGGCGGTCAGCTGGGGGAAGATAAAGGAGTCTTCCAGGAGGGTTGTAGTCTACGGCGACGCAACTATAACACTCCCCATAATAGCCTACTGCCTCCTACACGGCTGCGGCTAG
- the top6B gene encoding DNA topoisomerase VI subunit B, whose amino-acid sequence MSAVAKRSRRSRARAEEAARPGSTGEKYREMSVAEFFAKNKELAGFANPTRALYQTIRELVENSLDATDAKGILPWIHISIRQIEGSEDKGGRPRYRVTVEDNGIGVPVTSMAMAFGKVLFSSKYVIRQTRGMYGLGVKAAILYGQMTAGTPVEVYSATKGSQYVYMMKLVIDVQRNEPRILERGEWNKRGSWHGTRVTLSLEGDWSRAKSKILEYIKRTAVIAPYAEIILETPDGEIYYFPRSTRKLPKPPRESKPHPHGVDIEQLKSMLRNTRASTLREFLVKEFQSIGDKTAQDFLERYGLDPGLKPRELLKKGREGLLRRLVDALMEYPFRAPKSDYLSPIGSDIIEIGLRRMFNPEWVGAVSRSPKAYRGHPFIVEVGIAYGGGIEPRSEPLLLRYANKIPLLYEEREDVSYKVVSSINWRQYNVDFPAPLVVLVHIASTKVPYKGVGKESVSDVPEIEAEIRNAVQEVARRLRLYLSRKAREEEAIRRSVTLAKYIPEVAVSLAYFLRPPSKWQPPKPEEVKKLQEALIKIVARHIELPPVDGKTEDPEAIVRRIVESVELE is encoded by the coding sequence TTGAGCGCTGTGGCTAAGAGGAGCAGGAGGTCGAGGGCGAGGGCTGAGGAGGCTGCGAGGCCCGGGTCTACGGGCGAGAAGTATAGGGAGATGAGTGTAGCCGAGTTCTTCGCCAAGAATAAGGAGCTGGCGGGGTTCGCAAACCCCACTAGAGCCCTCTACCAGACTATAAGGGAGCTAGTGGAGAATAGCCTGGACGCCACCGACGCGAAGGGGATTCTACCGTGGATCCACATATCCATTAGGCAGATAGAGGGCTCGGAGGATAAAGGGGGGAGGCCCCGTTACAGGGTTACGGTTGAGGACAACGGTATTGGGGTGCCCGTCACCAGCATGGCTATGGCTTTCGGCAAGGTCCTCTTCAGCAGTAAATATGTTATAAGACAGACGAGGGGGATGTACGGCCTGGGCGTGAAGGCCGCCATACTCTACGGCCAGATGACTGCGGGGACCCCTGTGGAGGTTTACAGCGCGACTAAGGGGTCCCAGTACGTCTATATGATGAAGCTCGTCATAGACGTCCAGCGTAACGAGCCCAGGATACTGGAGAGGGGTGAGTGGAATAAGAGGGGCTCGTGGCACGGCACTAGGGTCACCCTCTCGCTAGAGGGGGACTGGAGCAGGGCTAAGAGCAAGATCCTGGAGTACATTAAGAGGACTGCGGTTATAGCGCCGTACGCCGAGATAATACTTGAGACGCCCGACGGCGAGATATACTATTTCCCCAGGTCTACGAGGAAGCTGCCCAAGCCGCCGAGGGAGTCTAAGCCGCATCCACACGGCGTCGATATTGAGCAGCTTAAATCCATGCTCCGGAACACCAGAGCCTCCACCCTCAGGGAGTTCCTCGTGAAAGAGTTCCAGAGCATAGGCGACAAGACCGCCCAGGACTTCCTCGAGAGGTACGGGCTGGACCCGGGTCTGAAGCCCAGGGAGCTTTTGAAGAAGGGTAGGGAGGGCCTCCTGAGGCGCCTGGTAGACGCCCTGATGGAGTACCCCTTCAGAGCCCCGAAGAGCGACTACCTGAGCCCAATAGGCAGCGATATAATAGAGATTGGGCTTAGGAGGATGTTCAACCCCGAGTGGGTGGGGGCTGTCTCGAGGAGCCCCAAGGCCTACAGGGGCCACCCGTTTATAGTGGAGGTTGGGATAGCCTACGGGGGCGGTATAGAGCCCCGCAGCGAGCCGCTGCTGCTGAGGTACGCCAACAAGATCCCTCTGCTCTACGAGGAGAGGGAGGACGTGAGCTACAAGGTGGTCAGCAGCATCAACTGGAGGCAGTATAACGTCGACTTCCCAGCCCCCCTTGTTGTGCTCGTCCACATAGCCAGCACCAAGGTGCCATACAAGGGCGTGGGTAAAGAGAGCGTCAGCGACGTCCCAGAGATAGAGGCGGAGATAAGGAACGCGGTGCAGGAGGTTGCCAGGAGGCTTAGGCTCTACCTGTCCAGGAAGGCCAGGGAGGAGGAGGCTATAAGGAGGAGTGTGACCCTGGCGAAGTACATACCCGAGGTTGCCGTGAGCCTGGCATACTTCCTACGGCCCCCCAGCAAGTGGCAGCCGCCCAAGCCTGAGGAGGTTAAGAAGCTGCAGGAAGCCCTCATCAAGATTGTAGCACGCCACATAGAGCTGCCGCCCGTCGATGGCAAGACCGAGGATCCGGAGGCGATTGTAAGGAGGATAGTGGAGAGCGTGGAGCTCGAGTAG